From the Bacteroidota bacterium genome, one window contains:
- a CDS encoding bifunctional phosphoribosyl-AMP cyclohydrolase/phosphoribosyl-ATP diphosphatase HisIE, whose amino-acid sequence MQPDFKKQKLIPAIVQDANTNVVLMLGYMNEEAFAKTQKENRVTFFSRSKNRLWTKGETSGNFLNVKKILLDCDNDTILIKTNPVGPACHSGSDTCFNEKNSENFLSKLQQIIKDRKNNPSEKSYTSSLFKEGINKIAQKVGEEATEVIIEAKDNDSEKFKNESADLLFHLLVLLEAKNILLDEVIEVLERRHK is encoded by the coding sequence ATGCAACCCGATTTCAAAAAACAAAAATTAATTCCTGCAATTGTTCAGGATGCGAATACAAATGTTGTGCTCATGCTCGGCTACATGAACGAAGAAGCATTTGCAAAAACTCAAAAAGAAAACCGCGTTACATTTTTCAGCCGCAGCAAAAATCGTTTGTGGACGAAAGGAGAAACTTCCGGAAATTTTCTGAATGTGAAAAAAATTTTACTCGATTGCGACAACGATACAATTCTCATTAAAACAAATCCTGTTGGTCCCGCTTGTCACTCCGGAAGCGATACTTGTTTCAACGAAAAAAATTCTGAAAACTTTTTGTCAAAACTCCAGCAGATAATCAAAGACAGGAAAAATAATCCTTCAGAAAAATCTTATACCTCTTCTCTTTTCAAAGAAGGAATAAATAAAATTGCGCAGAAAGTTGGTGAAGAAGCTACGGAGGTCATCATTGAAGCAAAAGATAATGACTCCGAAAAATTTAAAAACGAATCAGCCGATTTGCTTTTTCATTTGCTTGTTCTTCTCGAAGCAAAAAATATTTTGCTGGATGAAGTGATTGAAGTACTTGAACGAAGACATAAGTAA